A window of the Lactuca sativa cultivar Salinas chromosome 5, Lsat_Salinas_v11, whole genome shotgun sequence genome harbors these coding sequences:
- the LOC111881823 gene encoding uncharacterized protein LOC111881823, with protein sequence MASVSCNSFVNSDCQKWVVDSGANQHMTTFESLLRDHVDVSKLNPRVSHPNGSSAQINKVGNLQLSNSLKLFDVFVVLEFKINLVSIQKLCKDTFKTDVPTHPSQVKTPRKWNEKLRAALFGFGFGFGFAQSNNEIEIAKVKDFLKSRSLIKDLEFSEVVPINLFCDNDSTIKLALNPVFHDKTKQFEIDVHFIREKITDGIISLVKVGSANQIADILTKSLSSFQHNNMYGKMCLIDPFFVNLVCGFICSEVGGCSM encoded by the exons ATGGCAAGTGTTTCATGTAATTCTTTTGTTAATTCTGATTGTCAAAAATGGGTGGTTGATTCAGGAGCTAATCAACATATGACAACCTTTGAATCACTTCTTCGTGATCATGTGGATGTTTCTAAACTAAATCCAAGAGTTAGTCATCCTAATGGCTCTTCTGCTCAAATTAATAAAGTAGGAAATTTACAACTATCAAATTCTCTTAAATTGTTTGATGTCTTTGTTGTTCTTGAATTTAAAATTAACCTTGTGTCTATTCAAAAATTGTGTAAAGACA CCTTTAAAACTGATGTCCCAACTCATCCTTCACAAGTGAAG ACTCCACGTAAGTGGAATGAAAAGTTACGTGCTGCTttgtttggttttggttttggttttggttttgctcAAA GTAATAATGAGATTGAAATAGCCAAAGTCAAAGATTTTCTTAAGTCACGGTCTTTGATTAAAGACTTAG AGTTTTCTGAAGTTGTTCCTATTAatcttttttgtgataatgattcTACAATAAAGTTGGCTTTAAATCCAGTCTTTCATGATAAAACCAAACAGTTTGAAATAGATGTTCATTTTATTAGAGAAAAAATTACAGATGGTATCATTAGTCTTGTTAAAGTTGGGTCAGCTAATCAAATTGCTGATATTTTGACTAAGTCTCTTAGTTCTTTTCAACATAATAACATGTATGGAAAAATGTGCTTGATTGATCCTTTCTTTGTAAA TTTAGTTTGCGGGTTCATTTGTTCAGAAGTTGGAGGGTGTAGTATGTAA